From Bradyrhizobium symbiodeficiens, the proteins below share one genomic window:
- a CDS encoding fumarylacetoacetate hydrolase family protein: MTTLSVKDLLPEDGTRGTLAGRVWLPQANGPAVVAVRGDGVFDVTARFPTISALCEEDNPAKALGLTKGERIGDLDAIVANTAPDQRDRQKPWLLAPVDLQTLKAAGVTFAISMLERVIEERAKGNPASAEAIRKEVTRLIGDDLSKLKPGSDQAMHLKQVLIDQNAWSQYLEVGIGPDAEVFTKAPTLSSVGTGMDAGLHPKSTWNNPEPELVLFVSSRGKIVGGALGNDVNLRDFEGRSALLLSKAKDNNASCAIGPLLRLFDDSFTLDDARKLDISLNVKGADGFVLDGHSSISKISRDPTDLVEQTIGKVHQYPDGFVLFLGTMFAPVKDRDAPGQGFTHKRDDIVTIAAPQLGKLVNRMRTSDECEPWTFGIGALMKNLAQRKLI; this comes from the coding sequence ATGACGACATTGTCGGTGAAAGACCTTCTCCCCGAGGACGGAACACGCGGCACACTCGCCGGCCGCGTCTGGCTGCCGCAGGCGAACGGTCCGGCCGTGGTCGCCGTCCGTGGTGACGGCGTGTTCGACGTCACCGCAAGATTTCCGACCATTAGCGCGCTCTGCGAAGAGGACAACCCGGCCAAGGCCCTTGGCCTGACCAAGGGCGAGCGGATCGGCGATCTCGACGCCATCGTGGCCAACACTGCGCCGGACCAGCGCGATCGCCAAAAGCCCTGGCTGCTTGCGCCCGTGGACCTGCAGACGCTGAAGGCTGCCGGCGTCACCTTTGCCATCTCGATGCTGGAGCGGGTGATCGAGGAGCGCGCAAAGGGCAATCCCGCCTCGGCCGAAGCGATCCGCAAGGAAGTGACGCGGCTGATCGGCGATGATCTCTCCAAGCTCAAGCCAGGTTCCGACCAGGCGATGCATTTGAAGCAGGTGCTGATCGATCAGAACGCCTGGAGCCAATATCTCGAGGTCGGCATCGGCCCCGATGCGGAGGTCTTCACCAAGGCGCCGACGCTGTCCTCGGTCGGCACCGGCATGGATGCCGGCCTGCATCCGAAATCGACCTGGAACAACCCGGAGCCGGAGCTCGTGCTGTTCGTCTCGAGCCGCGGCAAGATCGTCGGCGGCGCGCTCGGCAACGACGTCAATCTGCGCGACTTCGAGGGCCGTTCGGCGCTGTTGCTGTCGAAGGCCAAGGACAACAACGCCTCATGTGCGATCGGACCGCTGCTGCGCCTGTTCGACGACAGCTTTACGCTCGACGACGCGCGCAAGCTCGACATCAGCCTGAACGTGAAAGGAGCGGACGGCTTCGTTCTCGATGGCCATTCCTCGATCAGCAAGATCAGCCGTGATCCCACCGATCTGGTCGAGCAGACCATCGGCAAGGTGCATCAATATCCCGATGGCTTCGTGCTGTTCCTCGGCACGATGTTCGCGCCGGTCAAGGATCGCGACGCGCCAGGGCAGGGGTTCACCCACAAGCGCGACGACATTGTCACGATCGCAGCGCCCCAGCTCGGCAAGCTCGTCAACCGCATGCGCACCAGCGACGAGTGCGAGCCCTGGACCTTCGGCATCGGTGCGCTGATGAAGAACCTGGCGCAGCGAAAGCTGATCTAA
- the ytfQ gene encoding galactofuranose ABC transporter, galactofuranose-binding protein YtfQ: MILKALFAASATAALLLALPANAAELTVGFSQIGSESGWRAAETSVSKQEASKRKVNLKIADAQQKQENQIKAIRSFIAQNVDAIFLAPVVSTGWDSVLKEAKEAKIPVVLLDRDIDPSGKELYLTAVTSDSVHEGEVAGDWLAKTVGAKACNIVELQGTVGASVATNRKKGFDTAIAKHANLKVVRSQTGDFTRAKGKEVMESFIKAEGGGKNLCAVYAHNDDMMVGAIQAMKEAGLKPGKDILTVSIDAVPDIFKAMVAGEANATVELTPNMAGPALDAVAAFKGKGTVPPKWIQTESKLYTAADDPQKIYDSKKGLGY, translated from the coding sequence ATGATCCTCAAAGCCCTCTTTGCGGCCAGCGCCACGGCCGCCTTGCTGCTCGCGCTGCCGGCAAATGCCGCCGAGCTCACCGTCGGCTTCTCGCAGATCGGATCGGAGTCCGGCTGGCGCGCGGCCGAGACGTCGGTCTCCAAGCAGGAGGCCAGCAAGCGCAAGGTCAATCTCAAGATCGCAGACGCGCAGCAGAAGCAGGAGAACCAGATCAAGGCGATCCGCTCCTTCATTGCGCAGAACGTCGATGCGATCTTCCTCGCGCCCGTGGTCTCGACCGGCTGGGACTCGGTGCTGAAGGAGGCCAAGGAAGCCAAGATCCCTGTCGTGCTGCTCGACCGCGATATCGACCCCTCCGGCAAGGAGCTCTATCTCACCGCCGTCACCTCCGACAGCGTGCATGAAGGCGAGGTCGCCGGTGACTGGCTGGCCAAGACAGTCGGGGCCAAGGCCTGCAACATCGTCGAGCTGCAGGGCACGGTCGGCGCCAGCGTCGCCACCAACCGCAAGAAAGGCTTCGACACCGCGATCGCCAAGCACGCGAATCTGAAGGTGGTGCGCAGCCAGACCGGCGACTTCACCCGCGCCAAGGGCAAGGAGGTGATGGAAAGCTTCATCAAGGCCGAGGGCGGCGGCAAGAACCTCTGCGCCGTCTACGCGCACAACGACGACATGATGGTCGGCGCGATCCAGGCGATGAAGGAAGCCGGTCTCAAGCCCGGCAAAGACATCCTCACTGTCTCGATCGACGCGGTCCCCGATATCTTCAAGGCGATGGTTGCCGGCGAAGCCAATGCCACGGTGGAACTGACGCCGAACATGGCGGGCCCGGCGCTCGATGCCGTCGCAGCCTTCAAGGGCAAGGGCACGGTTCCGCCGAAATGGATCCAGACCGAGTCCAAGCTCTATACCGCAGCCGACGATCCGCAGAAGATCTACGACAGCAAGAAGGGCCTCGGTTACTGA
- a CDS encoding sugar ABC transporter ATP-binding protein encodes MQNGPDPALPLLEVRGISKSFGAVRALQEVDFTLRAGEIHALLGENGAGKSTLIKVVTGIFPRGAGIVRIGGEEIAPRSAKAAVAAGIATVYQEVNLLPNLSVAQNLFLDRQPVRFGMVREGEMRRRAKVLLADFGLDIDVAAPLGNYSVAVQHVTAIARAVDLSARVLILDEPTASLDRHEVEILFGIMRQLAKRGIGIVFVSHFLDQVYEISDRITVLRNGRLVGERETASLPRLELIRLMLGRELAETTSARASVGEHRVREVCASFENYGKAGYVAPFNLELRHGEVVGLAGLLGSGRSETARLVFGAERADGGKARVEGSPVRLQSPRDGVRHGFGYCPEERKTDGIVAELTVRENIVLALQAKRGLHRPLSRREQDEIARRYVKMLDIRPPDAERPVGLLSGGNQQKVLLARWLATSPRLLVLDEPTRGIDVGAHAEIIRLIRELCDDGLSLLVISSELDEIVTYSDRVVVLRDRAHVEELAGEAVDVGNILAAIAADGAGVAHEAHA; translated from the coding sequence ATGCAGAACGGCCCCGATCCTGCTCTGCCCCTTCTCGAGGTGCGCGGGATCAGCAAGAGCTTCGGCGCTGTCCGCGCGTTGCAGGAGGTCGACTTCACGCTGCGCGCCGGCGAGATCCATGCGCTGCTCGGTGAGAACGGCGCTGGCAAGTCCACGCTGATCAAGGTCGTCACCGGCATATTTCCGCGCGGTGCCGGCATCGTCAGGATCGGCGGTGAAGAGATCGCCCCGCGTTCGGCGAAGGCGGCGGTGGCTGCGGGCATCGCCACCGTCTACCAGGAGGTCAATCTGCTGCCGAACCTCTCGGTGGCGCAGAACCTGTTTCTCGACCGCCAGCCGGTGCGCTTCGGCATGGTGCGCGAAGGCGAGATGCGCCGTCGCGCCAAGGTGCTGCTCGCGGATTTCGGCCTCGACATCGACGTCGCCGCGCCGCTCGGCAATTATTCGGTGGCCGTCCAGCACGTCACGGCGATTGCCCGCGCGGTGGATCTCTCCGCGCGCGTGCTGATCCTGGACGAGCCGACCGCGAGCCTCGACCGTCACGAGGTCGAGATCCTGTTCGGTATCATGCGCCAGCTCGCGAAACGCGGCATCGGCATCGTCTTCGTCAGCCATTTCCTCGACCAGGTCTACGAGATCTCCGATCGCATCACGGTGCTGCGCAACGGCCGCCTGGTCGGGGAGCGCGAGACCGCCTCGCTGCCGCGGCTCGAGCTGATCCGGCTGATGCTCGGCCGCGAATTGGCCGAGACCACCAGCGCGCGCGCATCGGTGGGCGAGCACAGAGTGCGCGAGGTCTGCGCGAGCTTCGAGAATTACGGCAAGGCCGGCTATGTCGCCCCGTTCAATCTCGAGCTGCGCCATGGCGAGGTCGTGGGCCTTGCCGGCCTGCTCGGCTCGGGCCGCAGCGAGACGGCGCGGCTGGTGTTCGGCGCCGAGCGCGCCGATGGCGGGAAGGCGAGGGTGGAGGGTTCGCCGGTGCGGCTGCAGTCGCCACGTGATGGCGTCCGCCACGGCTTCGGCTATTGCCCGGAGGAGCGCAAGACCGACGGCATCGTCGCCGAGCTTACGGTGCGCGAGAACATCGTGCTCGCGCTCCAGGCCAAGCGCGGCCTGCATCGCCCCCTGTCACGCCGCGAGCAGGACGAGATCGCGCGCCGCTACGTCAAGATGCTCGACATCCGTCCGCCCGATGCCGAGCGCCCCGTCGGCCTGTTGTCCGGCGGCAACCAGCAGAAGGTTCTGCTGGCGCGCTGGCTCGCGACCTCGCCGCGGCTTCTCGTGCTGGACGAGCCGACCCGCGGCATCGACGTCGGCGCGCATGCCGAGATCATCCGCCTGATCCGCGAGCTCTGCGACGATGGTCTCTCGCTGCTCGTGATCTCCTCCGAGCTCGATGAGATCGTGACCTATTCCGACCGCGTCGTGGTGCTGCGCGACCGCGCCCATGTCGAGGAGCTCGCGGGCGAGGCGGTCGATGTCGGCAACATTCTCGCGGCCATCGCCGCCGACGGCGCCGGCGTTGCGCATGAGGCCCACGCATGA
- a CDS encoding ABC transporter permease, whose protein sequence is MTALLPRRGLAQILALIVILAVDRVMSPQFFDLRLQDGRLFGSLIDVLNRGTPVALLSLGMVLVIATRGIDLSVGAIMAIAGAIAASLADTHGLAVVLAAALGAGLICGLWNGFLVAVLGMQPIVATLILMVAGRGIAQLITEGRIVTFSSPDLVWLGNGAILGVPVPVAIALGMLILTGAVVRGSALGLLVEATGGNARASELAGVGTRAMILSVYVWCGVCAALAGVIAAADIMGADANNAGLWLELDAILAVVIGGTSLFGGRFSLVLAVLGALIIQTMNTGILLSGYPPEFNLLVKAVVVLTVLLLQSPKLTGFAGIAARLRRTKA, encoded by the coding sequence ATGACAGCGCTGTTGCCGCGCCGCGGTCTCGCCCAGATCCTCGCATTGATCGTCATCCTTGCGGTCGACCGCGTGATGTCGCCGCAATTCTTCGACCTGCGGCTCCAGGACGGCCGTCTGTTCGGCAGCCTGATCGACGTGCTCAATCGCGGCACGCCGGTGGCACTGCTCTCGCTCGGCATGGTGCTGGTGATCGCGACGCGCGGCATCGATCTGTCGGTCGGTGCGATCATGGCAATCGCGGGCGCGATCGCGGCGAGCCTCGCCGACACTCACGGTCTGGCCGTGGTTCTGGCGGCAGCGCTCGGCGCGGGCTTGATTTGCGGCCTGTGGAACGGCTTCCTCGTCGCGGTGCTCGGCATGCAGCCGATCGTGGCGACGTTGATCCTGATGGTGGCGGGACGCGGCATCGCCCAGCTGATCACCGAGGGGCGCATCGTGACGTTCTCGTCGCCCGATCTGGTCTGGCTCGGCAACGGTGCCATTCTCGGCGTGCCCGTGCCGGTCGCGATTGCGCTCGGCATGCTCATCCTGACCGGCGCGGTGGTGCGCGGCTCCGCGCTCGGGCTGCTGGTCGAGGCGACCGGCGGCAATGCGCGCGCGAGCGAGCTTGCCGGCGTCGGCACCCGTGCGATGATCCTGTCGGTCTATGTCTGGTGCGGCGTCTGCGCCGCGCTGGCCGGCGTGATCGCGGCCGCCGACATCATGGGGGCGGACGCGAACAATGCCGGCCTCTGGCTCGAGCTCGATGCGATCCTGGCCGTTGTGATCGGCGGCACTTCGCTGTTCGGCGGCCGCTTCAGCCTCGTGCTCGCGGTGCTCGGCGCGCTGATCATCCAGACCATGAACACCGGCATCCTTTTGTCCGGCTATCCGCCGGAATTCAACCTGCTGGTCAAAGCGGTGGTGGTGCTCACGGTGCTGCTGTTGCAATCGCCGAAGCTGACCGGTTTTGCCGGCATCGCCGCGCGGCTGCGGAGGACGAAGGCATGA
- the yjfF gene encoding galactofuranose ABC transporter, permease protein YjfF, translating into MRGLPPALITAIVLVAGFAACAVQFPNIASTRVVGNLLTDNAFLGIVAAGMTFVIISGGIDLSVGSVIGFTTVFVALAIERWGMPPLVAFVAVLALSAAFGAAMGAVIHVFDLPPFIVTLAGMFLARGASFLLSTESIPITAPFYSTVSDFALRLPGGGRLTAIAIIMLAIVTGGAMLLHLTRFGANVYALGGSRATASLMGVAVGTMTVKIYMLSSLLAGIAGIVFSFYTSAGYSLSAVGVELDTIAAVVIGGTLLTGGQGSVIGTFLGVLIQGLIQTYINFDGTLSSWWTKIATGILLFSFIALQQGLVALARRPLTKRAGAAS; encoded by the coding sequence ATGAGGGGCCTGCCGCCTGCCCTCATCACGGCGATCGTGCTCGTCGCGGGCTTCGCAGCCTGCGCGGTGCAGTTTCCCAACATCGCCTCGACCCGCGTGGTCGGCAATCTCCTCACCGACAACGCTTTCCTCGGCATCGTCGCGGCCGGCATGACCTTCGTCATCATCTCCGGCGGTATCGATCTCTCGGTCGGTTCGGTGATCGGCTTCACCACCGTCTTCGTCGCGCTCGCGATCGAGCGCTGGGGCATGCCGCCGCTGGTTGCTTTCGTCGCCGTCCTCGCACTCTCGGCGGCCTTCGGTGCAGCGATGGGCGCGGTGATTCATGTCTTCGATCTGCCACCGTTCATCGTGACGCTCGCCGGCATGTTCCTGGCCCGCGGGGCAAGCTTCCTGCTCTCTACCGAATCCATACCGATCACCGCGCCGTTCTATTCCACCGTGTCGGACTTTGCCTTGCGATTGCCCGGTGGAGGACGGTTGACGGCGATCGCGATCATCATGCTCGCGATCGTGACCGGCGGCGCCATGCTGTTGCATCTCACCCGGTTCGGCGCCAACGTCTATGCGCTCGGCGGCAGCCGGGCGACCGCGAGCCTGATGGGCGTTGCCGTCGGCACGATGACGGTGAAGATCTACATGCTGTCGAGCCTGCTCGCAGGTATCGCCGGCATCGTCTTCTCGTTCTACACCAGCGCCGGCTATTCGCTCTCCGCCGTCGGCGTCGAGCTCGACACCATCGCCGCCGTCGTGATCGGCGGCACGCTGCTTACGGGCGGGCAGGGTTCGGTGATCGGCACTTTCCTGGGCGTGCTGATCCAGGGCCTGATCCAGACCTACATCAATTTCGACGGCACGCTGTCGAGCTGGTGGACCAAGATCGCGACTGGAATCCTGCTGTTCTCCTTCATTGCTTTGCAGCAGGGACTGGTCGCGCTGGCCCGCCGGCCGTTGACGAAGCGCGCGGGAGCTGCCTCATGA
- a CDS encoding FadR/GntR family transcriptional regulator produces MTSRIVVIPTRRAHSNHAEVARSIGVDIIAGRYAEGTRLPGDAEMIAMFGVSRPVLRESVKTLVAKGLLTTKARVGTVVRERGAWNMFDADVLAWHLDAGIDKRFLNDLAEIRLAVEPRAAMLAAAQRSEEDLTELRRSMERMRLEGSDSVGFADADLALHVAVARASGNLFMRSIGHVIEAALRASFLLSAPVELEDRDTVLLWHQKIVDAIAAGDADAASEAMVHVIHNGMRRHDGTVIETVPAAALPSVQSGERS; encoded by the coding sequence ATGACCTCGCGCATTGTCGTCATCCCGACGCGGCGGGCCCACTCCAACCATGCGGAGGTGGCTCGCTCGATCGGCGTCGACATCATCGCGGGCAGATATGCGGAGGGCACGCGCCTGCCGGGTGACGCCGAGATGATCGCGATGTTCGGCGTGTCGCGGCCGGTGCTGCGCGAGAGCGTGAAGACGCTGGTCGCCAAGGGGCTGCTCACCACCAAGGCGCGGGTCGGCACCGTCGTGCGCGAGCGCGGCGCCTGGAACATGTTCGATGCGGACGTGTTGGCCTGGCATCTGGATGCCGGCATCGACAAGCGTTTCCTCAACGACCTCGCCGAGATCCGTCTCGCGGTCGAGCCGCGCGCGGCGATGCTGGCGGCCGCGCAGCGGTCGGAGGAGGATCTGACCGAGCTTCGGCGCAGCATGGAGCGCATGCGGCTCGAAGGGTCCGACTCGGTCGGCTTTGCCGATGCCGACCTCGCGCTTCACGTCGCCGTGGCGCGGGCCTCCGGCAATTTGTTCATGCGCTCGATCGGCCACGTCATCGAGGCCGCGCTTCGCGCCTCGTTCCTGCTGAGTGCGCCGGTCGAATTGGAAGACCGCGACACGGTGCTGCTCTGGCACCAGAAGATCGTCGATGCGATTGCGGCCGGCGATGCCGATGCCGCCTCAGAGGCGATGGTCCATGTCATTCACAATGGCATGCGCCGCCACGATGGTACGGTGATCGAGACCGTTCCGGCCGCGGCGTTGCCATCCGTGCAGTCCGGAGAGCGATCGTGA
- a CDS encoding Gfo/Idh/MocA family protein, whose amino-acid sequence MTELRIAIVGFGKIARDQHVGAIAAVPGATLTAIASRNASLPGLPHFATIEELLEKGPPIDAVSLCTPPQVRRAQAAAALAAGKHVMLEKPPGIGVAELDPLIAMAAEAKRTLFATWHSRHAPAVEPARLWLAARRIKSVHISWKEDVRVWHPGQSWIWEPGGLGVFDPGINALSILTKILPKPVFVTAAELAFPANCQSPIAASLTLTDIDGLPVTAEFDFRQTGPQSWDIVVETEQGRMTLSGGGRHMAIEGKTVAEAPDEEYRELYRRFVALAATGASDVDLAPLRLVADAFLLGRRTVVEPFVD is encoded by the coding sequence GTGACCGAACTTCGCATCGCCATCGTCGGCTTCGGCAAGATCGCACGCGACCAGCATGTCGGTGCGATCGCCGCGGTGCCGGGCGCGACGCTGACTGCAATTGCCAGCCGCAACGCCTCGTTGCCGGGGCTTCCGCATTTTGCCACCATCGAGGAGTTGCTGGAAAAGGGGCCGCCGATCGATGCGGTCTCGCTCTGCACGCCGCCGCAGGTGAGGCGCGCCCAGGCCGCCGCGGCGCTCGCCGCCGGCAAGCATGTCATGCTGGAGAAGCCGCCGGGCATCGGTGTTGCCGAGCTCGATCCGCTGATCGCGATGGCGGCAGAGGCAAAGCGAACGCTGTTTGCGACCTGGCATTCGCGTCATGCGCCGGCGGTCGAGCCCGCGCGACTATGGCTCGCGGCGCGACGCATCAAATCGGTGCACATCAGCTGGAAGGAGGATGTTCGCGTCTGGCATCCCGGCCAGAGCTGGATCTGGGAACCGGGCGGCCTCGGCGTGTTCGATCCCGGCATCAACGCGCTGTCGATCCTGACCAAAATCCTGCCCAAGCCCGTGTTCGTCACCGCGGCCGAGCTGGCGTTTCCCGCCAATTGCCAGTCTCCGATCGCAGCGAGCCTGACGCTGACCGACATCGACGGCCTGCCTGTCACCGCCGAGTTCGATTTCCGCCAGACCGGGCCGCAGAGCTGGGATATCGTCGTCGAAACCGAGCAGGGCCGGATGACGCTGTCCGGCGGCGGCAGGCACATGGCGATCGAAGGCAAGACCGTTGCCGAGGCGCCCGACGAGGAATATCGGGAGCTTTACCGGCGCTTCGTCGCGCTCGCGGCCACCGGCGCAAGCGACGTTGATCTGGCGCCGCTTCGCCTCGTCGCCGACGCATTCTTGCTCGGCAGGCGCACCGTCGTCGAACCGTTTGTGGATTAG
- a CDS encoding aldose epimerase family protein, whose translation MAASKITKDVFGTLPHGREVERILLHGEGGFEARIITHGAVLQALIAPDAKGRHDDVVLGHDAFAGYLAERKFLGATVGRYANRIAKGRFSLDGETVQLPVNNGPNALHGGLEGFDRKLWEIAEIDDGAQPAVTLTYTSPHGEENYPGKLDVRLTYRVTGPTELSLTMEARTDRPTIVNLTNHSFFNLEGATSGTPILDHRLMVAAEHFLAIDPTAIPLPEPPRPVAGTPFDFREPRPVGERIRQNDEQLRNGRGYDHTYCLARDGKLALAARLEAPRSGRIMELLTDQPGLQVYSGNYLDGTISGKGGKLIRQSDAMCLEPHIWPDAPNRPDFPSPRLDPGQVYRHHTVYRFAVRTP comes from the coding sequence ATGGCCGCATCAAAAATCACGAAAGACGTTTTTGGAACGCTGCCCCACGGCCGCGAGGTCGAGCGCATCCTGCTGCACGGCGAGGGCGGTTTCGAGGCGCGCATCATCACCCATGGCGCGGTGTTGCAGGCGCTGATCGCGCCCGATGCGAAGGGCAGGCACGACGACGTCGTGCTCGGGCATGACGCGTTCGCCGGCTATCTCGCGGAACGAAAGTTCTTGGGCGCCACCGTCGGCCGGTACGCCAACCGCATCGCGAAAGGACGGTTTTCGCTCGATGGCGAGACGGTGCAGCTTCCCGTCAACAACGGTCCGAATGCGCTGCATGGCGGCCTCGAGGGATTTGATCGCAAGCTCTGGGAGATCGCGGAGATCGACGACGGCGCCCAGCCCGCGGTGACGCTCACCTACACGAGCCCGCATGGCGAGGAGAATTATCCCGGCAAGCTCGACGTCCGCCTGACCTATCGCGTCACCGGCCCGACCGAGCTGTCTCTGACCATGGAGGCGCGGACCGACCGTCCCACCATCGTCAACCTGACCAATCACAGCTTCTTCAATCTGGAAGGCGCGACATCAGGCACGCCCATTCTCGATCACAGACTGATGGTCGCCGCCGAGCATTTCCTCGCCATCGATCCCACGGCCATTCCGCTGCCGGAGCCGCCGCGCCCCGTTGCCGGTACGCCGTTCGACTTCCGCGAACCTCGGCCGGTTGGCGAACGGATCCGGCAAAACGATGAGCAGTTGCGCAACGGCAGGGGTTACGACCACACCTACTGCCTCGCCCGCGACGGCAAGCTCGCGCTCGCGGCGCGGCTGGAGGCGCCGCGCTCCGGGCGGATCATGGAGCTGTTGACCGACCAGCCCGGTCTTCAGGTCTATTCCGGCAATTATCTCGACGGCACGATCTCGGGGAAGGGCGGCAAGCTGATCCGGCAGTCGGACGCGATGTGCCTTGAGCCGCACATCTGGCCCGACGCGCCGAACCGGCCGGATTTCCCGAGCCCGCGCCTCGATCCCGGCCAGGTCTATCGCCATCACACGGTCTATCGCTTTGCAGTGAGGACGCCCTGA
- a CDS encoding SMP-30/gluconolactonase/LRE family protein translates to MEQVPTSILSNDPCHLGEGPTYDVTTDTAWWFDIREGRLFEAQLGSGAIRVHALGRMASALGRIDAERQLIVAEDGLYIRTLADGAMTLLLPLEADNPDTRSNDCRVHQSGTFWIGTMGKKAELKAGAIYALHRGKISTLFSGISIPNSICFSPDGGTGYFTDTTRAVLYAVPLNPATGLPRGEPEVLLRHSGIGGLDGSVCDADGNIWNACWGASRIDVYSPQGERLRSLGVPAKQASCPAFVGPDLSRLLVTSAWQDMDAAARAADPQAGYTFLLEASARGRAEPDVKLA, encoded by the coding sequence ATGGAACAGGTCCCAACCTCAATTCTCTCGAACGATCCCTGCCATCTCGGCGAAGGTCCGACCTATGACGTGACCACCGATACCGCCTGGTGGTTCGACATCCGCGAGGGACGGCTGTTCGAGGCGCAACTCGGCAGTGGTGCGATCCGTGTCCACGCGCTCGGCCGGATGGCGAGCGCACTTGGGCGCATCGATGCCGAACGGCAGTTGATCGTTGCCGAGGACGGGCTCTATATCCGCACGCTCGCCGACGGCGCGATGACGCTGCTCCTACCGCTCGAAGCGGACAATCCCGACACGCGCTCCAATGATTGCCGCGTGCACCAGTCCGGCACGTTCTGGATCGGGACCATGGGCAAGAAAGCCGAGCTGAAGGCGGGGGCGATCTACGCGCTCCATCGCGGCAAGATCTCGACGCTGTTTTCCGGCATCAGCATTCCCAATTCGATCTGCTTCTCGCCGGATGGCGGCACAGGTTATTTCACCGACACCACGCGCGCCGTGCTCTACGCCGTGCCGCTCAATCCTGCGACCGGTCTGCCGCGCGGCGAGCCGGAGGTTCTACTGCGCCACAGCGGTATCGGTGGCCTCGACGGTTCGGTGTGCGACGCCGACGGGAACATCTGGAACGCGTGCTGGGGCGCGAGCCGCATCGACGTCTACTCTCCGCAAGGCGAGCGTCTGCGCTCGCTAGGCGTGCCAGCCAAGCAGGCGAGCTGTCCGGCTTTCGTCGGTCCCGATCTGTCGCGCCTCCTCGTCACATCGGCGTGGCAGGATATGGACGCGGCGGCACGCGCCGCCGATCCGCAAGCCGGTTACACCTTTCTATTGGAGGCCTCCGCCCGCGGTCGCGCCGAGCCCGACGTCAAGCTCGCATAG
- the chvE gene encoding multiple monosaccharide ABC transporter substrate-binding protein yields the protein MLKLKTTFLALALAGAATMATGLTASAQDKATVGIAMPTKSSARWIDDGNNMVKVLKERGYNTDLQYAEDDIPNQLSQVENMVTKGAKALVIAAIDGTTLSDVLKQAKAKGITVIAYDRLIRGTPNVDYYATFDNFQVGVLQAQSIEKGLGLKEGKGPFNIELFGGSPDDNNAYFFYNGAMSVLKPYIDSGKLVVASGQMGMDKVATLRWDGATAQARMDNLLSAYYGNKKLNAVLSPYDGISIGIISSLKGVGYGSADQPMPIISGQDAEVPSIKAMLRGDQYSTIFKDTRDLAKVTADMVDAALAGKQVTVNDTKTYENGVKTVPSYLLKPVVVYKDNWEKVLVESGYYKKSQFQ from the coding sequence ATGCTGAAACTGAAGACGACATTCCTCGCGCTGGCCCTGGCCGGCGCCGCGACGATGGCCACAGGCCTCACCGCCTCTGCCCAGGACAAGGCGACCGTCGGCATCGCCATGCCGACCAAGTCCTCGGCGCGCTGGATCGACGACGGCAACAACATGGTCAAGGTGCTGAAGGAGCGCGGCTACAACACCGATCTGCAATATGCCGAGGACGACATCCCGAACCAGCTCTCGCAGGTCGAGAACATGGTGACCAAGGGCGCCAAAGCGCTGGTAATCGCCGCGATCGACGGCACCACGCTGTCCGACGTGCTCAAGCAAGCCAAGGCAAAAGGCATCACCGTGATCGCCTATGACCGCCTGATCCGCGGCACGCCGAACGTCGATTATTACGCGACCTTTGACAATTTCCAGGTCGGTGTGCTCCAGGCGCAATCGATCGAAAAGGGACTCGGTCTGAAGGAAGGCAAGGGCCCGTTCAACATCGAGCTGTTCGGCGGCTCGCCCGACGACAACAACGCCTACTTCTTCTACAACGGCGCCATGAGCGTGCTGAAGCCTTACATCGACAGCGGCAAGCTCGTGGTCGCCTCCGGCCAGATGGGCATGGACAAGGTCGCGACCTTGCGTTGGGACGGTGCCACCGCGCAGGCCCGCATGGACAATCTGCTCAGCGCCTACTACGGCAACAAGAAGCTCAACGCCGTGCTCTCGCCCTATGACGGCATCTCGATCGGCATCATCTCCTCACTGAAGGGCGTCGGCTATGGCAGCGCCGATCAGCCGATGCCGATCATTTCGGGTCAGGACGCCGAGGTACCCTCGATCAAGGCGATGCTGCGCGGCGACCAATACTCGACCATCTTCAAGGACACCCGGGACCTCGCCAAGGTGACCGCCGACATGGTCGACGCCGCGCTGGCCGGCAAGCAGGTTACGGTCAACGACACCAAGACCTACGAGAACGGCGTCAAGACCGTGCCGTCCTATTTGCTCAAG